gggttgggggggaggagacGTGGTCAGACCTGACAGGTGACTCCACAGCATGAGCACCTgtgcccccatcccacccccaagaGCAGCTCCGGGTTGGCCATGCTGGGGCCAGAGTGGCAGGCCCCCATGCTCCTTGTTCCCAGAGCACTGGCCCCTGGCGCTGCACCTGTCAACCATGGAGCCTCTGTCACAGGTGTGGGCAGCAGTGGCACATGGGCACCTTGGCTCAGGCCCTCCTGCGCTACCCCTGCCCTACAGCCCCTGGTTTGCTTGGATTTTAATGCTGGTATTTCTGAAGTTCCCTCTGGGGTGAGAGGAGAGCTGCAGCTGTGTCTGGACCCTGTCACCCTCCTGCAGGACGAGGGCCAGGAGCAGCCTGGTACAGATCTGTGCCCTGGGGCCCCCTCCAGCCCATGGGCTGCGCGTGAAACCCCTTGAGTTTGATCCTGGGAGCAAGGCTGGGGCCAGCTTGGCCTGTgggcccccccccactccccatgtgTTCTCTAGAATGGCATTAATATATAAAAccctttaacccccccccccccgtgtctgGCTGGTTCCTCCATGTGCACTGCCCATCAGCTCCCCTGTGCAATGCTAGGCGGGGCCTAGCTCCAGGGCTGGGCCTACACGTGGCTCAGGGTGGTTATTGCTGGACAGCTGATTAGAGGGACACTCGCTTAGTGCAGATGGCTCCTTCCCCCTGCTTGGGGGCTGCATAGCAGCGAcgtgggccaggctgggcccgggACGAGCAAGAGTGCCAGGGCTGTAGGGCCTGCTGGAATGCAAAAGCAGGGCCCCCCTGGCACATGGGCacagctgggaggggaggcaggcacCCAGTGGGTGGCTGTGCAATGCTGCTCTAGGCTGGCAGCAGCACCTGAGCGTGCCCCGCTCTGGCCCCATTTACATTAAAGCAAAGCTGGGCTCAGAATAACAGCTGGCAGCGGCCCAGGGCAGGTGCTTTTGTGCCATTCTCCTGCAAGGCAGAACCTCAGAGCAGCTGCTTTGCACCCAATCACTGCCCAGGGCAGGCTGTGGGTCCAGGCCCAGGTGCTCCCCACTTGGCTGGATGGGCCACAGCTGCATGCCAGGGGGCACAGGAGGGGCGGCTCTGTTccagggaagagaagggagggcAAGGCAGGGCCCTGGAGTCCAGGCTAGAGGCAGCAGGGAGATGTGTACGCTGGTGGCAcagccccctgggctgggggaaggagacaggaTTGACATCAGCACCTTCCTCCACACTCTTTATTGGTTCTCACGCTCTTCCAGCCACTTCAGCCCTAATAGCACCATGCCCCCCCCATTCctggcccaggctccagccacaggTGGGGCACGCTTAGAGGCAAGGGAGCTGGTGACCAGAGGACCTGGTGCCAGTCCAGCCCTGGGGGCagctggaagggggcaggggctgggcattTCCAAGACCCCTGAAAGGGGGGGCTAGAATAAGGACATGCTCCCGCATAGTGCCCAGCAGACAATGCAGGCATGAGCTCAGGGCAATGCACATTCAGGGACTGAGGTAGGAGGGCGCCAGGAGCCAGATGCGGCAATGCCCTACCCCCGCCCCGCTGCCTGCCCGGCCCTGGCTTTCACATGCAGGACGCAGGGAGGGGCGTGAGGGCCCAGGAGAAATGGAGGGAGATGCAGATGGCCCCAGGAGTGTAAAAAGCAAAGCAGCCCAGCTTCCCTGGCGCCCAGGTGGTAGGGAAgcagggcctggcctggcccaggccagcttcAAGGCCCCGGCCAAAGGAGAAGAGcctagagtggggggggggatccttAACCTTCAGGCCTCCAGCAGGAAAGGGCCACTCCTGGTGCCCACAGGACCTTTGGGGGTAGCTGCAGCAAGGGGAGCAGAGAACGAAGCACTGGGATGCGTGCGCCCACACTGCTGCATCCAGGGTTAAACTCTCACGGCAAGGGGGGGGCTCAGCCCCACGTGCTTAGCTCCAGGGAGGCTGGGTGGGACAGGTCCTGCAGCGAATAGGGCCTGCATGCCTTGGGGCAGCCAGAGAAAAGGGCCCCGAGGCTGGAAGTGAGACAGAGACTGAGGGGTCAGAGCAatccccactgccccctcagtATGGGCACAGCCACCCCTCAGCGCTGGGTCGGCCCCCACGGGCACCtcacagcagggggtggggccggggggcgcCGGCGTCCCAACGCAGGAGCCAGCGCCGCTTGCAGTCGAGGCCCGACTTGGAGCAGCGGTAGCCGAAGGGGCAGCAGTGGCGCatgtcagagcagcaggagccctgCAGAGAAACGAGAGGCATGTTACTGTCTGCTGGGGGCAACCGGGCTGGAGCATAGAGGGGGGCCCCCCAgagagggagcagctgccctgcagctggggcagaTCATAGtccccccaacttccccctgATTCCCCTGCCAGGGGCCCGGCCTGTAGAATGACCTCCAGCCCTAGGCGCAGCATGGCTGGGGGGCCTGAGGCcacagcaggcagatgggtgggagGGGCCAAGGTCCAGGGTCCGCAGCAGGCAgccagcgggaggggctgggcagaTGTTGGCGCCGTGAGCTgcagggctctgtgctgctctggggcagccagcacatctccCCCCTGGGGTCCCGCTAGGCCCACCCCTCACCCAGCGGTAGGGGCAGCAAGCCCAGGTGCCTGAGGCAGCCTTGCAGCAGGTCTGGTGGGCATGGCAGTAGTGCTGGGCGTCGCAGGTCACGTCGTTGCTGGGCTCCGGGCTGGcgggcagcagggaggcagagaggcTCAGGTCCACGGGCTGCACTCGCCCGGCCTGGTGCTTTTCACAGCTCTGTGTGGCCAGGTCGCAGGTGTAGCCCGATGGGCAGCAGTGCTGGTGATCCTCACAGCACACagcctggggagagaggggtcAGCCAGCACCGAGCAGAGACAGAGCAGCCTGGCAAGGCCCGCAGGGCATCACCCAGGGGCCCTGgctcctgacccctcccccaacacagccagggagagaacccaggagtctctTAACCCCTCCCCCATGCTAACCCACCaatcccccctccacccaccctaaccaagtgattttcaaactttttttctggtgacacagttgaagaaaattgttgatgcccatgacccaaccgagctggggatgaggggtttgagaggggctcaggcagagggttgggttgcaggggtgagggctttggggtggggctgggactgaggggatcatgggggctcagggcagagggttggggtgcaggctctggggatgagggggttggggtggggctcagggctggggcagaggattggggcacaggcttaccgcaggcggctcctggtcagcagggGTGTTAAGACAGACAGGCTTCCTGCCTGGCCTGGCACCGCGGACTGCGCTGcacccggaagtggccagcagcaggcctggctcctaggtggaggcgcgcaAGCAGCTCCACGCAGCTCTCGCACACAGGCACCaccacccagctcccattggcgcccccacctaggagccggacctgctgctggtcacttctggggcgcagcgcggtgtcagaacaggtaggcatTAGCCGGGCAGCGCCACCAaagggacttttaacggcccaggcGGTGGTACTGACCAGAGCCGCTGTAACCCAATTCTGGGTCATGACTCGgtctgaaaaccactgctctaacccaccagcccccactcctctcccagagccggagagagaacccaggagtcctggctcgcACTTTAAGCCCTAGAGACATCCTTCTTCAGGCCAAGGGGCGAGGAAGGGCACAGCGCAGCCACAGGGCGCCTCACAGCCATGTTTGTGCCAAGGcctcaccccactccacccccctcaGGGACACAGTGCACCtgcacaggcacagcccccctccccgccctcacATTTGGCAGATGGCAGCAGGCCCAGGAGCCCATCCCGCTCTTGCAGCAGGTCTGCCCATCCTCGCAGCTGACCGTCTGGTTGCACTTCACGCCTCGGCTCTGGGCGGCGACAATAATGTGAGCTGGAGCCTTGGGTGCCCAGGGCACAGAGAGCAGGGCCTGCTGGCACTTCCCCGCCGGGTCACACTTGTGTCCCTTGGGGCAGCAATGGACGTGGTCCTGGCAGCACACGGcctgggcggggggagaagaCTCAGCATGTGtgaccacaacacacacacacacacgttcctcCACTGGGCGCTCCCCAACCCGcagccccacccttccccctcctccgctGGGCGCTCCCCAACCCCGACCTGCAGCCccacccttctccctcctccgCTGGGGGCCCACCAGCCCCATCCTTCCCCCTCTTCActgggcccctccccccccaaccctgacccacagccccaccaTCACTAGGGCCCCTCAGACCTGACCATGTCCTGTAGCCCATGCGCCAACGCACCTCCACCAGGGGGCAGCAGCCCCAGGCCCCCGTGGACAGCCGGCAGCAGGTGTTGCCGTCAGGACAGCTGGTCTGCTCATCGCACTGCACGTCTCGGCCAGTAGAGAGCGCTCGCACTCGTGCTGGGGTTTTCTCCAGCCAGGGGAttggggcagcaggtggctggCAGCGGCCTCCCGCCGGGTCGCACGTGTGTCCCTTGGGGCAGCAATGGACGTGGTCCTGGCAGCACACggcctgggtggggggagaagactCAGCATGAGTCACGACAACACGCACCCCGCCCCGTTCCTCCACTGGGCACCCCTCAGCCCCGACCCGcagccccacccttccccttcctccgctAGGCGTCCACCAGCCCCGACCCGCAGCCccatccttccccttcctccactgGGTGCTCCCCAACCTGGAcccgcagccccacccctcccgtCCTCCGCTGGGCTCCCGCCAGCTCCGACCCACAGCCCTTCCTCCACTGGGTGCCCGCCAGccccgacccacagccccacccTTCCCCATCCTCTGCTGGGCGCCCGCCAGCCCCATCCTTCCCCCTCTtcgctgggccctgcccccccaaccccaatcCACAGCCCCACCATCGCTAGGGCCCCCACCATGTCCTATAGCCCGTGCTCCTACACACCTCCACCAGGGGGCAGCAGCCCCAGGCCCCCGTGGACAGCCGGCAGCAGGTGTTGCCGTCAGGACAGCTGGTCTGCTCGTCGCACTGCACGTCTCGGCCAGTAGAGGGCGCTCGCACTCGTGCTGGGGTTTTCTCCAGCCAGGGGATGGGGGCGGCGGGCGGCTGGCAGTGGCCCGACGGGTCGCACGTGTGTCCCTTGGGGCAGCAATGGGCATGGTCCTGGCAGCACAcggcctgggtgggggggggaggagactcAGCATGAACAACAACATGcaccccccccctttcctccacTGGGCACCCCTCAtccccgacccgcagcccccccactcccctcctccacaaCCTGCAGccccaccactcccctcctctgctGGGCGCCCGCCAGCCTAGACCCGCAGCCCTGCGGCTCCCTggtgctattccagtcctgggctctcccccaccccagctctgctggggcccctcaatcccaacccagaATGCCCCGTCTCAGTCAGAGACCCCAGGGGTTTGGAGCAGGGTCCCCCCTGCTACGGGCTGGTAATTATGCAGAGgagtcccagccctgctctgccttccAGGGAGGCCCCTTGGGTAGCAGGACCATGGTGCGGGCAGGGGAGCAAGGGCAGCTCTTAGCCAGCTCCCCCTGGGCGTCACCCACCTGCTCCCGGAACGTGCTCACTGGCCGAGCCCCTCCCTCCGCCTGCAGCCGACCTCAAAAGGAGACACCCCAGAGCCGTGTCCTGTAGCCCGTGCTCCTACGCACCTCCACCAGGGGGCAGCAGCCCCAGGCCCCCGTGGACAGCCGGCAGCAGGTGTTGCCGTCAGGACAGCTGGTCTGCTCGTCGCACTGCACGTCTCGGCCAGTAGAGGGCGCTCGCACTCGTGCTGGGGTTTTCCCCAgccaggggatgggggcagggggcggcTGGCAGTGGCCCCCCGCCACGTCGCACGTGTATCCCTTGGGGCAGCAATGGATGTGGTCCTGGCAGCACACggcctgggtggggggaggagcttaTTAGCATATAGGAGTCAGTGATTCTGGGTCTCCAgcctgtgcaggggggagggagggagggggcttcaggggggaaggggtggccagCCAgcaccagggggtgggggggagcgtaTAGCTAAGAAGGGACAGCTGGCCAgcatctggggaggggggcagggctgggagcagtggggggtACGTATGAGCAGGAGGGGTGCCTGGCCAGCACCTGGGGCAATGCAGCTCCAGGAAGAGTCTGTCCCTCCCCCTTGTGGGGCAGCAGGAACCGCCACGACCTAGACTAAGCCCCACCTTGCCAGGAgatgcctcctcccaccccccgtacctccagcagggggcagcaggcccaggcccccGTGGACTTCCGGCAGCAGGTGCAGCCGTCAGGACAGCTGGTCTGCTCGTCGCAGCGAACC
This DNA window, taken from Trachemys scripta elegans isolate TJP31775 chromosome 23, CAS_Tse_1.0, whole genome shotgun sequence, encodes the following:
- the GRN gene encoding progranulin isoform X1, which produces MWSLVPLWLALSGAVASPRCPDGRLCQGLDVCCRDPGEDGYACCPPSLGSPASLPMTQASSMAKPAGSVCPDGTQCPAEYSCLRVSAGSFSCCPLSEAVACADGHHCCPRGSHCSADGKSCFVLPGLPAAGAVQCPDGESECPNESTCCMMPTGSWGCCPMPQAACCADKVHCCPHATTCDLERARCLSAAGEQPLGSKVPAQKRVLWQGMPVSLSAITCPDHRSVCPDGTTCCQLSASQYGCCPLQNAVCCSDRLHCCPQGTTCDLPHSQCASTLGQTQLLTRLLDTAERAREVRCDEQTSCPDGCTCCRKSTGAWACCPLLEAVCCQDHIHCCPKGYTCDVAGGHCQPPPAPIPWLGKTPARVRAPSTGRDVQCDEQTSCPDGNTCCRLSTGAWGCCPLVEAVCCQDHAHCCPKGHTCDPSGHCQPPAAPIPWLEKTPARVRAPSTGRDVQCDEQTSCPDGNTCCRLSTGAWGCCPLVEAVCCQDHVHCCPKGHTCDPAGGRCQPPAAPIPWLEKTPARVRALSTGRDVQCDEQTSCPDGNTCCRLSTGAWGCCPLVEAVCCQDHVHCCPKGHKCDPAGKCQQALLSVPWAPKAPAHIIVAAQSRGVKCNQTVSCEDGQTCCKSGMGSWACCHLPNAVCCEDHQHCCPSGYTCDLATQSCEKHQAGRVQPVDLSLSASLLPASPEPSNDVTCDAQHYCHAHQTCCKAASGTWACCPYRWGSCCSDMRHCCPFGYRCSKSGLDCKRRWLLRWDAGAPRPHPLL
- the GRN gene encoding progranulin isoform X2, translated to MWSLVPLWLALSGAVASPRCPDGRLCQGLDVCCRDPGEDGYACCPPSLGSPASLPMTQASSMAKPAGSVCPDGTQCPAEYSCLRVSAGSFSCCPLSEAVACADGHHCCPRGSHCSADGKSCFVLPGLPAAGAVQCPDGESECPNESTCCMMPTGSWGCCPMPQAACCADKVHCCPHATTCDLERARCLSAAGEQPLGSKVPAQKRVLWQGMPVSLSAITCPDHRSVCPDGTTCCQLSASQYGCCPLQNAVCCSDRLHCCPQGTTCDLPHSQCASTLGQTQLLTRLLDTAERAREVRCDEQTSCPDGCTCCRKSTGAWACCPLLEAVCCQDHAHCCPKGHTCDPSGHCQPPAAPIPWLEKTPARVRAPSTGRDVQCDEQTSCPDGNTCCRLSTGAWGCCPLVEAVCCQDHVHCCPKGHTCDPAGGRCQPPAAPIPWLEKTPARVRALSTGRDVQCDEQTSCPDGNTCCRLSTGAWGCCPLVEAVCCQDHVHCCPKGHKCDPAGKCQQALLSVPWAPKAPAHIIVAAQSRGVKCNQTVSCEDGQTCCKSGMGSWACCHLPNAVCCEDHQHCCPSGYTCDLATQSCEKHQAGRVQPVDLSLSASLLPASPEPSNDVTCDAQHYCHAHQTCCKAASGTWACCPYRWGSCCSDMRHCCPFGYRCSKSGLDCKRRWLLRWDAGAPRPHPLL
- the GRN gene encoding progranulin isoform X3, coding for MWSLVPLWLALSGAVASPRCPDGRLCQGLDVCCRDPGEDGYACCPPSLGSPASLPMTQASSMAKPAGSVCPDGTQCPAEYSCLRVSAGSFSCCPLSEAVACADGHHCCPRGSHCSADGKSCFVLPGLPAAGAVQCPDGESECPNESTCCMMPTGSWGCCPMPQAACCADKVHCCPHATTCDLERARCLSAAGEQPLGSKVPAQKRVLWQGMPVSLSAITCPDHRSVCPDGTTCCQLSASQYGCCPLQNAVCCSDRLHCCPQGTTCDLPHSQCASTLGQTQLLTRLLDTAERAREVRCDEQTSCPDGCTCCRKSTGAWACCPLLEAVCCQDHVHCCPKGHTCDPAGGRCQPPAAPIPWLEKTPARVRALSTGRDVQCDEQTSCPDGNTCCRLSTGAWGCCPLVEAVCCQDHVHCCPKGHKCDPAGKCQQALLSVPWAPKAPAHIIVAAQSRGVKCNQTVSCEDGQTCCKSGMGSWACCHLPNAVCCEDHQHCCPSGYTCDLATQSCEKHQAGRVQPVDLSLSASLLPASPEPSNDVTCDAQHYCHAHQTCCKAASGTWACCPYRWGSCCSDMRHCCPFGYRCSKSGLDCKRRWLLRWDAGAPRPHPLL
- the GRN gene encoding progranulin isoform X4; translation: MWSLVPLWLALSGAVASPRCPDGRLCQGLDVCCRDPGEDGYACCPPSLGSPASLPMTQASSMAKPAGSVCPDGTQCPAEYSCLRVSAGSFSCCPLSEAVACADGHHCCPRGSHCSADGKSCFVLPGLPAAGAVQCPDGESECPNESTCCMMPTGSWGCCPMPQAACCADKVHCCPHATTCDLERARCLSAAGEQPLGSKVPAQKRVLWQGMPVSLSAITCPDHRSVCPDGTTCCQLSASQYGCCPLQNAVCCSDRLHCCPQGTTCDLPHSQCASTLGQTQLLTRLLDTAERAREVRCDEQTSCPDGCTCCRKSTGAWACCPLLEAVCCQDHIHCCPKGYTCDVAGGHCQPPPAPIPWLGKTPARVRAPSTGRDVQCDEQTSCPDGNTCCRLSTGAWGCCPLVEAVCCQDHVHCCPKGHKCDPAGKCQQALLSVPWAPKAPAHIIVAAQSRGVKCNQTVSCEDGQTCCKSGMGSWACCHLPNAVCCEDHQHCCPSGYTCDLATQSCEKHQAGRVQPVDLSLSASLLPASPEPSNDVTCDAQHYCHAHQTCCKAASGTWACCPYRWGSCCSDMRHCCPFGYRCSKSGLDCKRRWLLRWDAGAPRPHPLL